One part of the Microlunatus elymi genome encodes these proteins:
- a CDS encoding DUF1707 SHOCT-like domain-containing protein — protein sequence MTTNLGTSSVATTPASTAPIGLRIGDQERDLAAECLREHLTSGRLDAEEFEQRLEVALTARVQSELDPLFADLPAPHPTSTHPTAMPKPAATPTVQPVATGSSCSGMNVFSGQSLVIGLIWTVFVVFCAVRGWDMWWLLFVPFVISANVHRRRRHVGHNRGGPYGHR from the coding sequence GTGACTACGAATCTCGGCACTTCATCCGTCGCAACCACACCGGCCTCGACGGCCCCGATCGGACTGCGGATCGGCGATCAGGAACGCGACCTCGCCGCGGAATGCCTGCGCGAGCATCTGACCAGCGGACGGCTGGACGCCGAGGAATTCGAGCAGCGGTTGGAGGTCGCCCTCACCGCCCGGGTGCAGTCCGAACTCGATCCGCTGTTCGCCGATCTGCCCGCCCCTCATCCGACCAGCACGCATCCGACCGCCATGCCGAAACCGGCCGCCACGCCGACGGTCCAGCCCGTCGCCACCGGCAGCTCCTGCTCAGGCATGAACGTCTTCTCCGGTCAGTCCCTTGTGATCGGCCTGATCTGGACGGTCTTCGTCGTCTTCTGTGCCGTTCGTGGCTGGGACATGTGGTGGCTGCTCTTCGTCCCGTTCGTCATCTCGGCGAACGTCCACCGGCGACGCCGGCACGTCGGCCACAACCGCGGCGGCCCGTACGGGCACCGCTGA
- a CDS encoding DUF1707 SHOCT-like domain-containing protein, whose product MSNWSQPVPQRIGDAERDQAAEFLREHHAQGRLDAEEFDERVTAALTAKWQSDLDRLFLDLPAPTPRTVQRSAQASAATASAPRPPKMSNVWPIAAAAIWPLTIALFILSKGEAWFLILAAIALTTTWHRRRGLMTSARFRYDAELQARERAERRRLEAERRRLDDERRKWDPPA is encoded by the coding sequence GTGAGCAACTGGTCGCAGCCCGTACCCCAGCGGATCGGGGACGCCGAACGGGATCAAGCCGCCGAGTTCCTGCGCGAGCATCACGCCCAAGGGCGGCTCGACGCCGAGGAATTCGACGAGCGGGTGACCGCTGCGCTGACCGCGAAATGGCAGTCCGATCTCGACCGGCTGTTCCTCGACCTTCCCGCACCGACACCGCGTACGGTGCAGCGTTCGGCCCAGGCGTCGGCGGCCACCGCGTCTGCTCCGCGGCCGCCGAAGATGTCGAACGTCTGGCCGATCGCGGCCGCTGCGATCTGGCCGCTGACGATCGCACTGTTCATCCTGTCCAAGGGCGAGGCGTGGTTCCTGATCCTGGCCGCCATCGCCCTGACCACCACCTGGCATCGCCGCCGGGGTTTGATGACCTCGGCCCGATTCCGCTACGACGCCGAACTCCAGGCCCGCGAGAGAGCCGAACGGCGACGCCTGGAGGCCGAGCGACGCCGGCTGGATGACGAACGACGCAAGTGGGACCCGCCGGCCTGA
- a CDS encoding DUF1707 SHOCT-like domain-containing protein — MSNPIEPVPQRIGDAERDRAAEFLREHLAQGRLDQAEFDERLNTALGARYRTELDPLFTDLPAPNPRHPGTGLAPTAANAAQPVAQHPPGMPLRTRNTIDAVFWIIWPVTIGLITWLDWGNFWWLIFLPIALSSIWQRKKALDAADRKRWEKEQRRAVEGDNEVDHGPDRGEPGDGPQPPTR; from the coding sequence GTGAGCAATCCGATCGAACCCGTACCGCAACGGATCGGCGATGCCGAGCGCGATCGAGCTGCTGAATTCCTGCGGGAACATCTCGCCCAGGGACGACTCGACCAGGCCGAGTTCGACGAGCGGCTCAACACCGCACTGGGCGCGCGATACCGCACCGAACTCGACCCGCTGTTCACCGATCTGCCGGCACCGAATCCCCGCCACCCCGGCACTGGTCTGGCGCCGACGGCCGCGAACGCTGCCCAGCCCGTAGCGCAGCACCCGCCGGGGATGCCGCTCAGGACGCGGAACACCATCGACGCCGTCTTCTGGATCATCTGGCCGGTCACTATCGGTCTGATCACCTGGCTGGACTGGGGAAACTTCTGGTGGCTGATCTTCCTGCCGATCGCGCTGTCGTCGATCTGGCAACGCAAGAAGGCGCTGGATGCAGCGGATCGGAAGCGTTGGGAGAAGGAGCAGCGACGCGCGGTCGAGGGCGACAACGAAGTTGATCATGGCCCCGACCGCGGTGAGCCGGGTGACGGACCGCAGCCGCCGACTCGGTGA
- a CDS encoding HAD-IA family hydrolase: protein MTISWVLFDADGVLQRMPPGWQDSLLGRLGDEPVETLAELFTREREETIAGGDFGALVADTLRRRGLSTDPELVLDSWRTLVVDRQLTDRIKKLRTSGIGCALATNQQDVRVAYMRSLPDYADVFDEQFYSSELGLAKPDPAFFEVIIQRLGIEPDEALFVDDVAANVAGARVAGLAAEVFEQDAGIAELERILARYQLT from the coding sequence ATGACCATCAGCTGGGTGCTGTTCGACGCCGACGGCGTACTGCAACGGATGCCGCCGGGCTGGCAGGACAGCCTGCTGGGTCGACTGGGCGATGAACCGGTCGAGACCTTGGCCGAGTTGTTCACCCGGGAGCGCGAGGAGACGATCGCCGGTGGCGACTTCGGCGCGCTGGTGGCCGACACGTTGCGCCGGCGCGGGCTGAGCACCGATCCCGAGCTCGTCCTGGACAGTTGGCGGACGTTGGTGGTCGACCGGCAGCTGACCGATCGGATCAAGAAGCTGCGGACGTCCGGCATCGGCTGTGCGCTGGCGACCAATCAGCAGGACGTCCGGGTCGCGTACATGCGCTCACTGCCCGACTACGCCGACGTCTTTGACGAGCAGTTCTACTCTTCCGAACTCGGCCTGGCCAAACCGGATCCGGCCTTCTTCGAGGTGATCATCCAGCGGCTCGGCATCGAACCGGACGAGGCGCTCTTCGTCGATGACGTGGCGGCGAATGTGGCCGGCGCCCGAGTAGCCGGGCTGGCGGCGGAGGTCTTCGAGCAAGACGCCGGAATCGCTGAACTGGAACGGATTCTGGCGCGCTATCAGCTGACCTGA